The following are from one region of the Stenotrophomonas lactitubi genome:
- a CDS encoding HvfB family MNIO-type RiPP peptide maturase — MPSTDVRTGVVHPRSPLPAAAVGLGLRRALLQDLRDAPAGDFDFLECAPENWIGVGGPAGDALAELAARHPLSCHGLSLSLGGSAALDTQLLAQVGTFLERHRVPLYSEHLSYCSDEGHLYDLLPIPFTDEAVRHTAARIARVQDILGRRIAVENVSYYLAPEPMMDELAFTNAVLAEADCDLLLDVNNVYVNACNHGYDADTFIAGLPAQRIVCLHVAGHLDDTPDLKIDTHGSPVIDPVWDLLARTYARIGPRPTLLERDFNFPPYAELRDELQTIHRLQAVHAGAAHG, encoded by the coding sequence GTGCCAAGCACTGACGTCCGCACCGGCGTCGTCCACCCGCGGTCGCCGCTTCCCGCGGCGGCCGTGGGCCTGGGCCTGCGCCGCGCCCTCCTTCAGGACCTGCGCGATGCACCGGCCGGCGATTTCGATTTCCTCGAGTGCGCGCCGGAGAACTGGATCGGTGTCGGTGGCCCCGCCGGTGACGCGCTGGCCGAACTGGCGGCGCGCCATCCATTGAGCTGCCATGGCCTGTCGTTGTCACTGGGCGGCAGCGCAGCGCTGGATACCCAGCTGCTGGCGCAGGTGGGTACGTTTCTTGAACGCCACCGGGTGCCGCTGTACAGCGAACACCTGAGCTACTGCAGCGACGAGGGCCATCTGTACGACCTGTTGCCGATTCCATTCACCGATGAAGCGGTACGCCACACCGCTGCACGCATCGCCCGCGTGCAGGACATTCTCGGCCGCCGCATCGCCGTGGAAAACGTGTCGTACTACCTGGCGCCGGAACCGATGATGGACGAACTGGCCTTCACCAATGCGGTGCTGGCCGAGGCCGACTGCGATCTGCTGCTGGACGTCAACAACGTGTACGTCAATGCCTGCAACCACGGCTACGACGCGGATACCTTCATTGCCGGCCTGCCCGCGCAGCGCATCGTCTGCCTGCACGTCGCCGGGCACCTGGACGACACTCCGGACCTGAAGATCGACACCCACGGCAGCCCGGTAATCGACCCGGTGTGGGATCTGCTGGCGCGTACCTACGCCCGCATCGGCCCGCGCCCTACGCTGCTCGAGCGCGACTTCAATTTCCCGCCTTACGCCGAGCTGCGGGATGAACTGCAGACCATCCACCGCCTGCAGGCCGTGCATGCCGGAGCCGCCCATGGCTGA
- a CDS encoding HvfA family oxazolone/thioamide-modified RiPP metallophore → MSTSNKTLSLLTATALAAGLGMTASASALSMSDLAQGYLVAGQAAKATDAKAADAKSADAAKHAEGKCGADGKSAEGKCGGDKGKAAAGTDAKAKTGGDKKSAEGKCGEGKCGAKH, encoded by the coding sequence ATGAGCACCTCCAACAAGACCCTGTCCCTACTGACCGCCACCGCCCTGGCCGCAGGCCTCGGCATGACCGCCTCCGCCTCGGCCCTGAGCATGAGCGATCTCGCCCAGGGCTATCTGGTTGCCGGCCAGGCAGCCAAGGCCACCGACGCGAAGGCGGCCGATGCGAAATCCGCCGACGCGGCCAAGCATGCAGAAGGCAAGTGTGGCGCCGACGGCAAGAGCGCTGAGGGCAAGTGCGGCGGCGACAAGGGCAAGGCAGCGGCCGGTACCGACGCCAAGGCCAAGACCGGCGGCGACAAGAAGTCGGCCGAAGGCAAGTGCGGCGAAGGCAAGTGCGGTGCCAAGCACTGA
- the phoU gene encoding phosphate signaling complex protein PhoU has product MNLPNDHIVKSYDEEQQRLVAEIVRMGEMAVAQLEASMDVIEKRDENAAHRIIANDEAIDALEQQISHDVMRLALRGPMARDLREILAGLRIPADIERIGDYAANVAKRSIALGKVPPLPQIQGLRSLGRLAAQQVRRAIAAYRDNDADAALELREDDARLDAQYTALFRELLTYMMEDPRNITPCTHLLFMAKNLERVGDHATNIAENVWFLVHGEQPLPPRQKRDETSSAGDI; this is encoded by the coding sequence ATGAACCTTCCCAACGACCACATCGTCAAAAGCTACGACGAAGAGCAGCAGCGCCTGGTGGCCGAAATCGTGCGCATGGGCGAGATGGCCGTCGCCCAGCTGGAGGCGTCGATGGACGTCATCGAGAAGCGCGACGAGAACGCCGCCCATCGCATCATCGCCAACGATGAAGCAATCGACGCGCTGGAACAGCAGATCAGCCACGACGTGATGCGCCTGGCGCTGCGTGGCCCGATGGCACGCGACCTGCGCGAAATTCTTGCCGGCCTGCGCATTCCGGCCGATATCGAACGCATCGGTGACTACGCGGCCAACGTCGCCAAGCGCTCCATCGCGCTGGGCAAGGTGCCGCCGCTGCCGCAGATCCAGGGCCTGCGTTCCCTCGGCCGCCTTGCAGCGCAGCAGGTCCGCCGCGCCATCGCCGCGTACCGCGACAACGATGCCGATGCCGCGCTTGAACTGCGCGAGGACGACGCTCGCCTGGATGCGCAGTACACCGCGCTGTTCCGCGAGCTGCTGACCTACATGATGGAAGACCCGCGCAACATCACCCCGTGCACCCATCTGCTGTTCATGGCCAAGAACCTGGAACGCGTGGGTGACCACGCCACCAACATCGCCGAGAACGTGTGGTTCCTGGTGCACGGCGAACAGCCGCTGCCGCCGCGCCAGAAGCGCGATGAGACGTCCAGCGCCGGCGATATCTGA
- the pstB gene encoding phosphate ABC transporter ATP-binding protein PstB: MNDLSNAVPMQRIVVPASHENLHAPAPVKLAARGLDFYYDKFHALKGINLEIPEKRVTALIGPSGCGKSTLLRIFNRIYALYPKLEARGEVILDGENILSPKYPMNRLRSKVGMVFQKPVPFPMTIFENVAYGIRHHEKLSKADMADRVEHALRQGALWDEVKDKLNQSALGLSGGQQQRLCIARAVALRPSVLLLDEPTSALDPISTSRIEQLVEELKHEYTIVIVTHNMQQAARVSDYTAFMYLGDLIEHDRTEVIFSQPSKQQTEDYITGRFG, encoded by the coding sequence ATGAACGACCTTTCCAACGCCGTGCCGATGCAGCGCATCGTGGTGCCGGCCTCGCACGAGAACCTGCACGCTCCGGCACCGGTCAAGCTCGCCGCGCGTGGACTGGACTTCTACTACGACAAGTTCCATGCCCTGAAGGGCATCAACCTGGAGATCCCGGAAAAGCGCGTGACCGCGCTGATCGGTCCCTCCGGTTGTGGCAAGTCGACCCTGCTACGCATCTTCAACCGCATCTACGCGCTGTACCCGAAGCTGGAAGCGCGCGGTGAGGTGATCCTCGACGGCGAGAACATCCTGTCGCCGAAGTATCCGATGAACCGCCTGCGCAGCAAGGTCGGCATGGTGTTCCAGAAGCCGGTGCCGTTCCCGATGACCATCTTCGAGAACGTGGCCTACGGCATCCGCCACCACGAGAAGCTGTCCAAGGCGGACATGGCCGACCGTGTCGAGCACGCACTGCGCCAGGGCGCACTGTGGGACGAAGTGAAGGACAAGCTCAACCAGAGCGCGCTGGGCCTGTCCGGTGGCCAGCAGCAGCGTCTGTGCATCGCCCGTGCCGTGGCCCTGCGGCCGTCGGTGCTGCTGCTGGACGAGCCGACCTCGGCGCTGGATCCGATCTCCACCAGCCGCATCGAACAGCTGGTGGAAGAACTGAAGCACGAGTACACCATCGTGATCGTCACCCACAACATGCAGCAGGCTGCACGCGTGTCCGATTACACCGCCTTCATGTACCTGGGCGACCTGATCGAGCACGACCGCACCGAAGTGATCTTCTCGCAGCCGTCCAAGCAGCAGACCGAGGATTACATCACCGGTCGCTTTGGCTGA
- the pstA gene encoding phosphate ABC transporter permease PstA — MSSTADSLYLRRRIGNVIAIAMSCATALFGLFFLGWILFTLASKGLAGINLDLFTKMTPPPMQEGGLANAFFGSAVMCALAIGIGTPLGVLAGTWLAEYGNARKAGTVVRFVNDILLSAPSIVLGLFVYTLYVMQTGGSFSAFAGALSLAFIVLPVVVRTTDEMLRLVPSQMREAALSLGIPQWKVIVQVLYRSASAGIITGILLALARISGETAPLLFTAFGNQYWNSNVFQPMASVPVVMNQFAGSPYESWQVLAWAGALVLTVFVLLVSLAARGFLLRNRISHD, encoded by the coding sequence ATGTCCAGCACCGCTGACTCCCTGTACCTGCGCCGCCGCATCGGCAATGTCATCGCCATCGCGATGTCCTGCGCCACTGCGCTGTTCGGCCTGTTCTTCCTCGGCTGGATCCTGTTCACCCTGGCCTCCAAGGGCCTGGCCGGCATCAACCTGGACCTGTTCACCAAGATGACACCGCCGCCGATGCAGGAAGGCGGTCTTGCCAATGCCTTCTTCGGCAGTGCGGTGATGTGTGCACTGGCGATCGGCATCGGCACCCCGCTGGGCGTGCTGGCCGGCACCTGGCTGGCCGAGTACGGCAACGCCCGCAAGGCCGGCACCGTGGTCCGCTTCGTCAACGACATCCTGCTGTCGGCGCCGTCCATCGTGCTGGGCCTGTTCGTCTACACCCTGTACGTGATGCAGACCGGCGGCAGCTTCTCCGCGTTCGCAGGTGCGCTGTCGCTGGCCTTCATCGTGCTGCCGGTGGTGGTGCGTACCACCGACGAGATGCTGCGCCTGGTGCCTTCGCAGATGCGCGAAGCCGCCCTGTCGCTGGGCATCCCGCAGTGGAAGGTGATCGTGCAGGTGCTGTACCGCAGTGCCTCGGCCGGCATCATCACCGGCATCCTGCTGGCGCTGGCCCGCATTTCCGGCGAGACCGCACCGCTGCTGTTCACCGCGTTCGGCAACCAGTACTGGAACAGCAACGTGTTCCAGCCGATGGCCTCGGTGCCGGTGGTGATGAACCAGTTCGCCGGCAGCCCGTACGAATCCTGGCAGGTGCTGGCCTGGGCAGGTGCCCTGGTGCTGACTGTCTTCGTGTTGCTGGTCAGCCTCGCCGCTCGCGGCTTCCTGCTGCGCAACCGTATCTCCCATGACTGA
- the pstC gene encoding phosphate ABC transporter permease subunit PstC yields MNAIAQPVAAPSTRDTRDARNDKLFRWVLVGTVIFVLIALACAALSMLWGGRHALQVQGLSFFFSSDWNPVENKFGALAPIYGTLVTALIAMVIAVPVSFGIAFFLTEVAPRWLRGPVGTAIELLAGIPSIIYGMWGLFVLVPVMTEYVTPFLNETLGEWPIIGPVFQGPPLGIGMLTAGFVLAIMVIPFISSVMREVFLTVPTRLKESAYALGSTKWEVSWDIVLPYTRSAVIGGVFLGLGRALGETMAVAFVIGNSVRLSPSLLEPGTTIAALIANDFGEATETYRSALLLLGFVLFIVTFVVLAIARLMLMRLSRKEGN; encoded by the coding sequence ATGAATGCCATCGCCCAGCCTGTAGCCGCCCCGTCCACGCGTGATACGCGTGATGCCCGCAACGACAAACTGTTCCGATGGGTGCTGGTCGGCACCGTCATCTTCGTCCTGATCGCACTGGCCTGCGCCGCACTGTCGATGCTGTGGGGTGGTCGCCACGCCCTGCAGGTGCAGGGCCTGAGCTTCTTCTTCTCTTCCGACTGGAATCCGGTCGAAAACAAGTTCGGCGCCCTCGCCCCGATCTACGGCACCCTGGTCACCGCGCTGATCGCGATGGTCATCGCCGTGCCGGTGAGCTTCGGCATCGCCTTCTTCCTCACCGAAGTGGCACCGCGCTGGCTGCGGGGTCCGGTCGGTACCGCCATCGAACTGCTGGCGGGCATTCCCTCGATCATCTACGGCATGTGGGGCCTGTTCGTGCTGGTGCCGGTGATGACCGAGTACGTCACCCCGTTCCTCAACGAAACCCTGGGCGAATGGCCGATCATCGGTCCGGTTTTCCAGGGCCCGCCGCTGGGCATCGGGATGCTCACCGCCGGCTTCGTGCTGGCGATCATGGTCATCCCCTTCATCTCCTCGGTGATGCGCGAAGTGTTCCTGACCGTGCCGACGCGCCTGAAGGAATCGGCCTACGCGCTGGGTTCCACCAAGTGGGAAGTGAGCTGGGACATCGTGCTGCCCTACACCCGCTCGGCGGTGATCGGTGGCGTGTTCCTCGGCCTCGGCCGCGCACTGGGCGAGACGATGGCGGTGGCCTTCGTGATCGGCAACAGCGTGCGCCTGTCGCCGTCGCTGCTGGAACCGGGCACTACCATCGCCGCGCTGATCGCCAACGACTTCGGCGAGGCCACTGAAACCTACCGCTCGGCGCTGCTGCTGCTCGGCTTCGTCCTCTTCATCGTCACCTTCGTGGTGCTCGCCATCGCCCGCCTGATGCTGATGCGCCTGTCCCGCAAGGAGGGCAACTGA
- the pstS gene encoding phosphate ABC transporter substrate-binding protein PstS produces MKLHSASLAALSLAIALGLSACGGDKQAAQQPAADGAAAPAAAGDKVTAEVSGAGASFIFPLVSKWSADYNTATGAKINYQSIGSGGGIAQIKAGTVDFGSSDKPLSSDELAQAGLAQFPSAIGGVVPVVNIDGLEAGKLRLSGALLADIFLGKVKTWNDPAIVAANPGVTLPDGKITIVHRSDGSGTTFNFSNYLSKVNPEWKSKVGEGTSVQWPDGVGGKGNEGVASYVKQIKGSIGYVELAYALQNAMPYASLQNAAGTWVQPNAETFAAAAASADWASAKDFNLVITNAPGEQAWPITATNFMLMQKKPKDAKRNQDALAFFKWAFESGQTQANELHYVPLPAELVKQIEAYWATELK; encoded by the coding sequence ATGAAACTGCACTCGGCCAGCCTTGCCGCCCTTTCCCTGGCCATCGCCCTGGGCCTGTCTGCCTGCGGTGGCGACAAGCAGGCCGCACAGCAGCCGGCCGCTGACGGCGCCGCTGCTCCGGCCGCTGCCGGCGACAAGGTGACCGCTGAGGTCTCCGGTGCTGGCGCCTCCTTCATCTTCCCGCTGGTGTCCAAGTGGTCGGCCGACTACAACACCGCCACCGGCGCCAAGATCAACTACCAGTCGATCGGTTCCGGTGGTGGCATCGCCCAGATCAAGGCCGGCACCGTTGATTTCGGTTCGTCCGACAAGCCGCTGAGCAGCGACGAGCTGGCCCAGGCCGGCCTGGCCCAGTTCCCGTCGGCCATCGGTGGCGTGGTGCCGGTGGTCAACATCGACGGCCTGGAAGCCGGCAAGCTGCGCCTCAGTGGCGCCCTGCTCGCCGACATCTTCCTGGGCAAGGTCAAGACCTGGAACGACCCGGCCATCGTCGCCGCCAACCCGGGCGTGACCCTGCCGGACGGCAAGATCACCATCGTCCACCGTTCGGACGGTTCCGGCACCACCTTCAACTTCTCCAACTACCTGTCCAAGGTCAACCCGGAGTGGAAGAGCAAGGTCGGCGAAGGTACCTCGGTGCAGTGGCCGGACGGCGTGGGTGGCAAGGGCAATGAAGGCGTCGCTTCGTACGTGAAGCAGATCAAGGGTTCCATCGGCTACGTCGAACTGGCCTACGCCCTGCAGAACGCGATGCCGTACGCCTCGCTGCAGAACGCCGCCGGCACCTGGGTGCAGCCGAACGCTGAAACCTTCGCCGCCGCTGCTGCCAGCGCCGACTGGGCCAGCGCCAAGGACTTCAACCTGGTCATCACCAACGCACCGGGCGAGCAGGCGTGGCCGATCACTGCCACCAACTTCATGCTGATGCAGAAGAAGCCGAAGGATGCCAAGCGCAACCAGGATGCGCTGGCCTTCTTCAAGTGGGCCTTCGAAAGCGGCCAGACCCAGGCCAACGAACTGCACTACGTGCCGCTGCCGGCCGAGCTGGTCAAGCAGATCGAAGCCTACTGGGCGACCGAACTGAAGTGA
- the pstS gene encoding phosphate ABC transporter substrate-binding protein PstS — translation MIHAFKSRAAVAILAASSVFAANAADVTGAGASFIYPVMSKWSADYSTATGKKVNYQSIGSGGGIAQIKAATVDFGSSDAPLKPEELAAAGLAQFPSVIGGVVPVINVAGVAPGALKLDGPTLANIFLGKITTWNDPAIAALNSGLTLPSGKITIVHRSDGSGTTFNFVNYLSKVSPEWKSKVGEGTSVQWPAGIGGKGNEGVAAYVKQIKGGIGYVELSYALQNKMSYAAMKNAAGKIVQPSDASFSAAAASADWANARDFYLVMTNAPGADAWPITATNFILVRKQPKNVAGAKATQEFFRWVYKNGDAQAKQLDYVPLPDALVRQIETYWTQNLKY, via the coding sequence GTGATCCACGCCTTCAAGTCGCGCGCCGCCGTCGCCATTCTGGCCGCGTCGTCCGTGTTCGCCGCCAACGCCGCCGATGTCACCGGCGCGGGCGCTTCGTTCATCTATCCGGTGATGTCCAAGTGGTCCGCCGACTACAGCACCGCCACCGGCAAGAAGGTCAACTACCAGTCGATCGGTTCCGGCGGTGGTATCGCCCAGATCAAGGCTGCGACCGTGGACTTCGGATCGTCCGATGCGCCGCTGAAGCCGGAAGAGCTGGCTGCCGCCGGCCTGGCCCAGTTCCCGTCGGTGATCGGCGGCGTGGTGCCGGTGATCAACGTCGCGGGCGTCGCCCCGGGCGCGCTGAAGCTGGACGGTCCGACCCTGGCCAACATCTTCCTGGGCAAGATCACCACCTGGAACGACCCGGCCATTGCAGCCCTGAACAGCGGCCTGACCCTGCCCAGCGGCAAGATCACCATCGTCCATCGTTCGGACGGCTCGGGCACCACCTTCAACTTCGTCAACTACCTGTCCAAGGTCAGCCCGGAGTGGAAGAGCAAGGTCGGTGAAGGCACCTCGGTGCAGTGGCCGGCCGGCATCGGCGGCAAGGGCAACGAAGGCGTTGCTGCCTACGTGAAGCAGATCAAGGGCGGCATCGGCTACGTCGAACTGTCCTACGCGCTGCAGAACAAGATGTCCTACGCGGCGATGAAGAACGCAGCCGGCAAGATCGTGCAGCCGTCGGACGCCTCGTTCTCGGCGGCCGCGGCCAGCGCCGACTGGGCCAACGCCCGTGACTTCTACCTGGTGATGACCAACGCCCCGGGCGCTGACGCATGGCCGATCACCGCCACCAACTTCATCCTGGTGCGCAAGCAGCCGAAGAACGTGGCTGGCGCCAAGGCCACCCAGGAGTTCTTCCGCTGGGTCTACAAGAATGGCGATGCGCAGGCCAAGCAGCTGGACTACGTGCCGCTGCCGGACGCACTGGTGCGCCAGATCGAGACCTACTGGACGCAGAACCTGAAGTACTGA
- a CDS encoding PA3715 family protein — MPTPLRLRRLLCAALLAALPATALACDDAEAVREAAYRQLPAGTLPVTARFTDADSTACRAWPAQPGTTLLAVAQWTEPASEDVRGGDLDLLLIDTASGQPLAWTRVADAVSSDALRFTGLRLDTARWQLDPATRAFGVRMDYSGSSGPNPFAQTELQLFVRNGRQLRRVLAPLAVSGSRGEWDTRCAGEFSRFERTLEMGSSTRPGLAPILVREKRTDTISVAAGDDCHATDTTAPAQHWTLLPSDGRYAVPEALRGL, encoded by the coding sequence ATGCCCACTCCCCTCCGCCTGCGCCGCCTGCTGTGCGCTGCCCTGCTCGCCGCGCTGCCCGCCACCGCGCTCGCCTGTGACGATGCAGAGGCCGTGCGCGAGGCCGCGTATCGGCAGTTGCCGGCTGGCACGTTGCCAGTGACGGCACGCTTCACCGATGCCGACAGCACCGCCTGCCGTGCGTGGCCCGCACAACCCGGCACGACCCTGCTGGCCGTCGCGCAATGGACCGAGCCCGCCTCGGAAGACGTGCGCGGTGGCGACCTGGACCTGCTGCTGATCGACACCGCCAGTGGCCAGCCGCTGGCCTGGACCCGCGTGGCCGATGCGGTCAGCAGTGATGCGCTGCGCTTCACCGGACTCCGCCTGGACACCGCACGCTGGCAACTGGATCCGGCCACCCGCGCGTTTGGCGTGCGCATGGACTACAGCGGCAGCTCAGGCCCCAACCCGTTCGCACAGACCGAACTGCAGTTGTTCGTGCGCAATGGCCGACAGCTGCGCCGGGTGCTTGCCCCGCTGGCCGTCAGCGGCAGTCGCGGCGAATGGGATACGCGCTGCGCCGGCGAGTTCAGCCGCTTCGAGCGCACGCTGGAAATGGGCAGCAGCACTCGCCCTGGCCTGGCACCGATCCTGGTACGCGAAAAGCGCACCGATACGATCAGCGTCGCTGCGGGTGATGACTGCCATGCAACCGACACGACGGCTCCTGCGCAGCACTGGACACTGCTGCCCAGCGACGGCCGCTATGCCGTTCCGGAGGCGTTGCGCGGGCTCTGA
- a CDS encoding OprO/OprP family phosphate-selective porin gives MKLHHQLLTVAVAAALYVPAAHAEVAIDVIGGSEITFEGLVQADGNWYDNDVVDLNGGDAGNGKNSEFELRRAELVLKGKGPGNVEWVVGYDAKADKFLDTNVKYKLLGNANHFIQVGQFKQPNSLEELSSTKNNDFISKAAVTNTYAIARRLGGAYSYGQDNWSVTASAFGRELTRNLAHGSGYGARGTWAPINEKGQVLHFGLSYVDYDTDADTLRVRARPNADLATARLIDGGNMTDTDRVSTIGAEAMYFQGPFKAQAEYYTSKAKRYAHDNYTTDGYYVSGVWNVTGESWSYKGGTPGTGLPNNPAGGQWQLGLRYDHMDLNDGNLAANPVAGRPPIVDGVLGGKMDIWTVGANWYWRSNFKLMLNYVMVDSKKYSSTARGFVNDDPNILEARAQFFW, from the coding sequence ATGAAACTGCATCACCAACTCCTGACGGTCGCCGTGGCTGCTGCGCTGTATGTGCCGGCCGCCCACGCCGAAGTCGCCATCGATGTGATCGGCGGTTCGGAAATCACCTTCGAAGGCCTGGTCCAGGCCGACGGCAACTGGTACGACAATGACGTCGTGGACCTCAACGGCGGTGACGCCGGCAACGGCAAGAACAGCGAGTTCGAACTGCGTCGCGCCGAGCTGGTGCTGAAGGGCAAGGGCCCGGGCAACGTGGAGTGGGTGGTCGGCTATGACGCCAAGGCCGACAAGTTCCTCGACACCAACGTGAAGTACAAGCTGCTGGGCAACGCCAACCACTTCATCCAGGTCGGCCAGTTCAAGCAGCCCAACAGCCTGGAAGAGCTGTCCAGCACCAAGAACAACGACTTCATCTCCAAGGCTGCGGTCACCAACACCTATGCCATCGCCCGTCGCCTCGGCGGCGCGTACAGCTACGGCCAGGACAACTGGTCGGTCACCGCCAGCGCCTTCGGCCGCGAACTGACCCGCAACCTGGCCCACGGCAGCGGCTACGGCGCGCGTGGCACCTGGGCCCCGATCAACGAGAAGGGCCAGGTCCTGCACTTCGGCCTGAGCTACGTGGACTACGACACCGACGCAGACACCCTGCGCGTGCGTGCCCGCCCGAACGCTGACCTGGCCACCGCGCGCCTGATCGATGGCGGCAACATGACCGACACCGACCGCGTCAGCACCATCGGCGCCGAAGCGATGTACTTCCAGGGTCCGTTCAAGGCCCAGGCCGAGTACTACACCAGCAAGGCCAAGCGTTATGCCCATGACAACTACACCACCGACGGCTACTACGTCAGCGGCGTGTGGAATGTCACCGGCGAAAGCTGGAGCTACAAGGGCGGCACCCCGGGCACCGGCCTGCCGAACAACCCGGCCGGCGGCCAGTGGCAGCTGGGCCTGCGTTACGACCACATGGATCTGAACGATGGCAACCTCGCTGCCAACCCGGTGGCCGGCCGTCCGCCGATCGTCGATGGCGTGCTCGGCGGCAAGATGGACATCTGGACCGTTGGCGCCAACTGGTACTGGCGCTCGAACTTCAAGCTGATGCTCAACTACGTGATGGTCGACAGCAAGAAGTACAGCTCGACCGCCCGTGGTTTCGTCAACGACGATCCGAACATCCTGGAAGCCCGCGCGCAGTTCTTCTGGTAA
- the nth gene encoding endonuclease III, with translation MATAKKTARAPARRGGTMPRADVVEMFTRLRELNPHPKTELEYSSPFELLVAVALSAQATDVGVNKATRRLFPVANTPAKILALGEEGLKKYIATIGLFNAKAKNVIATCALLLEKHGGEVPRDRDALEALPGVGRKTANVVLNTAFGEPVMAVDTHIFRVANRTGLAPGKNVREVEDRLVKAIPAEFLLDAHHWLILHGRYVCKARKPDCPGCVIADLCRFKDKTLAE, from the coding sequence ATGGCGACCGCGAAGAAGACCGCGCGCGCACCTGCGCGCCGCGGCGGTACGATGCCGCGTGCCGACGTGGTGGAAATGTTCACCCGCCTGCGCGAACTCAACCCGCATCCGAAGACCGAGCTGGAATACAGTTCGCCGTTCGAACTGCTGGTGGCGGTCGCACTGTCGGCGCAGGCCACCGACGTCGGCGTCAACAAGGCCACCCGTCGCCTGTTCCCGGTTGCCAACACGCCGGCGAAGATCCTCGCCCTGGGCGAAGAGGGACTGAAGAAGTACATCGCCACCATCGGCCTGTTCAACGCAAAGGCGAAGAACGTGATCGCCACCTGCGCGCTGCTGCTGGAGAAGCACGGCGGCGAAGTGCCACGCGATCGCGATGCACTGGAGGCCCTGCCCGGTGTCGGTCGCAAGACCGCCAACGTGGTACTCAACACCGCCTTCGGCGAACCGGTGATGGCGGTGGACACGCATATCTTCCGTGTCGCCAACCGCACTGGACTTGCGCCAGGAAAGAACGTGCGCGAGGTCGAAGATCGATTGGTCAAAGCGATACCCGCCGAGTTCCTGCTGGATGCGCACCACTGGCTGATCCTGCACGGACGGTACGTGTGCAAAGCACGCAAACCGGATTGCCCGGGGTGCGTGATTGCCGATCTTTGCCGGTTCAAGGACAAGACCCTCGCCGAGTGA
- a CDS encoding enoyl-CoA hydratase/isomerase family protein, with amino-acid sequence MAEAPAPHPVAISDDGAIRTITVQRPDKLNALNAATLQALAEAFSDAAADTAVRVVVLTGAGPKAFVAGADIAEMNTLSAVQGRDFSLLGQALMRRIERMPKPVIARVNGFALGGGLELAMACHLRIAADSAKVGQPEINLGLIPGFGGSQRLLRLCGRAATLELCLLGTPIDAARALALGIVNEVVPAAELDARVQALARQLAQSAPLALRGLLDAVHVGGECSLDAGLEYESAQFGLLFATEDMREGTNAFLQRRPPAFQNR; translated from the coding sequence GTGGCCGAGGCCCCCGCTCCCCACCCGGTCGCCATCAGCGACGACGGCGCCATCCGCACCATTACCGTGCAGCGACCGGACAAGCTCAACGCCCTCAATGCCGCGACCCTGCAGGCTCTGGCCGAGGCGTTCAGCGACGCCGCCGCCGATACGGCGGTACGGGTGGTGGTGCTGACCGGCGCCGGCCCCAAGGCCTTCGTGGCGGGGGCCGACATCGCGGAAATGAACACATTGAGCGCGGTTCAGGGACGTGACTTCTCCCTGCTCGGCCAGGCGCTGATGCGCCGCATCGAACGCATGCCCAAGCCGGTGATCGCCCGCGTGAACGGTTTTGCGCTGGGCGGCGGGCTGGAGCTGGCCATGGCCTGCCACCTGCGCATTGCGGCCGATTCCGCCAAGGTCGGCCAGCCGGAGATCAATCTCGGCCTGATTCCCGGCTTCGGCGGCAGCCAGCGCCTGCTGCGCCTGTGTGGACGCGCGGCCACGCTGGAGCTGTGCCTGCTGGGCACCCCGATCGATGCCGCACGCGCGCTGGCCCTGGGCATCGTCAACGAAGTGGTGCCTGCCGCCGAGCTCGACGCCCGCGTGCAGGCCCTGGCCCGGCAGCTGGCACAGTCGGCGCCGCTGGCGCTGCGTGGCCTGCTCGATGCGGTGCACGTGGGTGGCGAATGCAGCCTGGACGCCGGCCTGGAATATGAAAGTGCGCAGTTCGGCCTGCTGTTCGCCACTGAAGACATGCGCGAAGGCACCAACGCCTTCCTGCAGCGCCGTCCCCCCGCTTTCCAGAACCGCTGA